The following coding sequences are from one Mycolicibacterium aichiense window:
- a CDS encoding TIGR03564 family F420-dependent LLM class oxidoreductase, with product MQISMFSQLSGSGSDSPIDATIANLALLRDEGFKRVWMSQLPYEPDLFEVLAIALHEVDTIEVASGVVPIQNLHPMLMAQRALTLSLASGGRFTLGLGMTHQAVTEGMWGIPWDRPVRRLNEYLDGLLPLLAGEPADAAGETVTTRGALMISGAPRPEVYIAALGPQLLKIAGRRTSGTCTWMTGPKTLAEHVGPALREAAAGAGRTDAVRVAASLPISVTDNVDEARKQAAEQFAVYGHLPSYRAMLDREGYAGPQDAAIIGDEDTVRGRLDELAAAGVDEYVAATFDASPEGRARTRALLRAYDA from the coding sequence ATGCAGATAAGCATGTTCTCCCAACTCAGCGGATCGGGCAGCGACTCACCGATCGATGCGACGATCGCCAACCTGGCACTGCTTCGCGACGAGGGCTTCAAGCGGGTCTGGATGAGTCAATTGCCTTACGAGCCAGATCTTTTCGAGGTTCTCGCGATCGCCCTGCATGAGGTCGACACCATCGAGGTCGCCAGCGGAGTGGTGCCGATCCAGAACCTGCATCCGATGCTGATGGCGCAACGCGCCCTCACCCTGAGTCTCGCCTCGGGCGGCCGGTTCACGCTGGGGTTGGGGATGACCCATCAGGCGGTCACCGAAGGGATGTGGGGAATCCCGTGGGACAGGCCGGTACGCCGGCTCAACGAATATCTCGACGGGCTGTTACCCCTGCTGGCCGGTGAACCCGCCGACGCGGCAGGGGAGACGGTGACCACCCGCGGGGCGCTGATGATCTCCGGCGCGCCCCGGCCCGAGGTCTACATCGCCGCCCTCGGTCCGCAGCTGTTGAAGATCGCCGGTCGGCGGACCTCGGGAACCTGCACGTGGATGACCGGACCGAAGACACTGGCCGAGCATGTCGGGCCGGCATTGCGTGAGGCCGCCGCGGGCGCCGGACGCACCGACGCGGTTCGCGTCGCCGCCTCGCTTCCGATCAGCGTCACCGACAACGTGGACGAGGCCCGCAAGCAGGCGGCCGAACAGTTCGCCGTCTACGGTCACCTGCCGTCGTACCGCGCGATGCTCGATCGGGAGGGCTACGCCGGTCCCCAGGACGCCGCCATCATCGGTGACGAGGACACGGTGCGCGGGCGCCTCGACGAACTGGCGGCCGCCGGTGTCGACGAGTACGTCGCAGCGACGTTCGATGCCTCACCGGAGGGCCGGGCGCGGACCCGCGCCCTGCTGCGCGCCTACGACGCGTAG